A genomic window from Promicromonospora sukumoe includes:
- a CDS encoding transglycosylase domain-containing protein, with amino-acid sequence MLTAGAGGVIAAGLVIPLASGMDTAVDTGVEVFEEVPDELVPGPLSEQSQIYAADGKTKLATFYAQNRIVVPLDKVSDHMKNAVIAIEDERFFTHGGVDPEGISRAAVQNFGGGDTQGASTLTQQYVKNVLIEESVRANDTFGVLEAREDSLTRKLREAKLAIAIEKEMSKDDILQGYLNIAQFGTSVYGVETAAQHYFNKSSKDLSIVEAATIAGITKAPSQFDPVANPEDAVVRRNLVIGKMWQLGYISTAERDEAMATKLEDTLDVQPIEVGCDSAGGAAFFCDYVIKEIMANPEFGETRDDRYDLLYRGGLRIVTTMDVKMQKAAQKTITDAVPADNAYDLEAAVTSVEPGTGQIKAMAQNVPYDARSEPGPRTTAQNYSADYNHGNSRGFQVGSNFKPFVLAEWLRSGRTLNDRVSANSFSAYETEFEASGCAHAFTHQQWPVSNVDGSASGTVSVMQGTFQSLNTVYARMSQQLNLCNVQQTAWDAGFRPMTSSLTYEGTGGVFRTIDNPEKRDIDVFAAMTLGTQASTPVNQAAAYATFASGGTYCNPVAILEVKDHAGKKIDVPSADCKQTLEAGVANTVAYAMTHVFQKSPFGTAWQLSPGLGDGRPVAGKTGTTNEAMQSWFTGYTPNLSTSVWVGEASGNVPHMNVYLPSMTWYGAAPKAGPMYGGTIAAPAWRRYMDQAVANLPVKSFPAPDPKLVGKAPVAPKPDTSDGDSGGGDGGGDSDGGGDSGGGNGGGNNGGGNGGGNGNGNGNGGGEGGGPGGDD; translated from the coding sequence GTGCTCACTGCCGGCGCCGGTGGCGTGATCGCGGCCGGGCTGGTGATCCCGCTCGCGTCCGGCATGGACACGGCGGTCGACACCGGCGTGGAGGTGTTCGAGGAGGTTCCTGACGAGCTGGTCCCCGGGCCGCTCTCGGAGCAGTCCCAGATCTACGCGGCCGACGGCAAGACGAAGCTGGCGACGTTCTACGCGCAGAACCGCATCGTCGTGCCGCTCGACAAGGTCTCGGACCACATGAAGAACGCCGTGATCGCCATCGAGGACGAGCGCTTCTTCACGCACGGCGGCGTGGACCCCGAGGGCATCTCGCGTGCCGCGGTGCAGAACTTCGGCGGCGGCGACACGCAGGGCGCGTCGACGCTGACCCAGCAGTACGTGAAGAACGTGCTCATCGAGGAGTCCGTCCGGGCCAACGACACCTTCGGCGTGCTGGAGGCCCGCGAGGACTCGCTCACCCGCAAGCTGCGCGAGGCCAAGCTGGCGATCGCGATCGAGAAGGAGATGTCGAAGGACGACATCCTGCAGGGCTACCTCAACATCGCGCAGTTCGGCACCAGTGTCTACGGCGTCGAGACGGCCGCGCAGCACTACTTCAACAAGTCCTCGAAGGACCTGTCGATCGTCGAGGCGGCCACGATCGCCGGTATCACCAAGGCGCCCAGCCAGTTCGACCCGGTGGCCAACCCGGAGGACGCCGTGGTCCGCCGCAACCTGGTGATCGGCAAGATGTGGCAGCTCGGCTACATCTCCACGGCCGAGCGTGACGAGGCGATGGCGACCAAGCTGGAGGACACGCTCGACGTTCAGCCCATCGAGGTCGGCTGCGACTCGGCCGGCGGCGCCGCCTTCTTCTGCGACTACGTGATCAAGGAGATCATGGCCAACCCCGAGTTCGGGGAGACCAGGGACGACCGGTACGACCTCCTGTACCGCGGCGGTCTGCGGATCGTGACGACGATGGACGTCAAGATGCAGAAGGCCGCCCAGAAGACGATCACCGACGCGGTCCCGGCCGACAACGCCTACGACCTCGAGGCGGCGGTCACGTCGGTCGAGCCGGGCACCGGTCAGATCAAGGCGATGGCCCAGAACGTGCCGTACGACGCGCGGTCCGAGCCGGGCCCGCGCACGACCGCGCAGAACTACTCGGCCGACTACAACCACGGCAACTCGCGTGGCTTCCAGGTGGGCTCGAACTTCAAGCCGTTCGTGCTCGCCGAGTGGCTGCGCAGTGGCCGGACTCTCAATGATCGGGTCAGTGCCAACTCCTTCTCGGCCTACGAGACGGAGTTCGAGGCCAGCGGCTGCGCGCACGCCTTCACGCATCAGCAGTGGCCCGTGTCGAACGTCGACGGGTCCGCCAGCGGCACCGTGAGCGTGATGCAGGGCACGTTCCAGTCGCTGAACACGGTGTACGCCCGGATGTCGCAGCAGCTCAACCTCTGCAACGTCCAGCAGACGGCGTGGGACGCCGGCTTCCGGCCGATGACGTCGAGCCTGACGTACGAGGGAACCGGTGGTGTGTTCCGCACGATCGACAACCCGGAGAAGCGGGATATCGACGTGTTCGCCGCGATGACGCTCGGTACCCAGGCATCCACCCCGGTCAACCAGGCGGCGGCCTACGCGACCTTCGCCTCGGGTGGTACCTACTGCAACCCGGTCGCGATCCTCGAGGTCAAGGACCACGCCGGCAAGAAGATCGACGTCCCGTCGGCCGACTGCAAGCAGACGCTCGAGGCCGGGGTCGCCAACACCGTGGCCTACGCCATGACGCACGTCTTCCAGAAGAGCCCGTTCGGCACGGCCTGGCAGCTGTCGCCGGGTCTCGGGGACGGCCGCCCGGTCGCAGGCAAGACAGGTACGACCAACGAGGCGATGCAGAGCTGGTTCACCGGCTACACGCCCAACCTCTCGACGTCGGTCTGGGTGGGCGAAGCCAGCGGCAACGTGCCGCACATGAACGTGTACCTGCCGTCCATGACCTGGTACGGCGCCGCGCCCAAGGCCGGCCCCATGTACGGCGGTACCATCGCCGCCCCGGCATGGCGCAGGTACATGGACCAGGCGGTCGCGAACCTGCCCGTGAAGTCCTTCCCCGCGCCCGACCCCAAGCTCGTCGGCAAGGCCCCGGTCGCCCCGAAGCCCGACACGAGTGACGGTGACTCTGGCGGTGGCGACGGCGGTGGAGACTCCGACGGCGGTGGTGACTCCGGCGGCGGCAACGGCGGTGGAAACAACGGCGGCGGCAACGGTGGCGGCAACGGCAACGGCAACGGCAACGGCGGCGGCGAAGGCGGCGGCCCGGGCGGAGACGACTGA
- a CDS encoding DUF4177 domain-containing protein: MATKWEYATIPLLIHNTKAILDQWGSDGWELVQVVPGPDGTGLVAYLKRPTGGDA, encoded by the coding sequence ATGGCAACGAAGTGGGAGTACGCGACGATCCCCCTCCTCATTCACAACACCAAGGCGATCCTCGACCAATGGGGCTCGGACGGCTGGGAGCTCGTGCAGGTGGTCCCCGGACCCGACGGCACCGGTCTCGTCGCCTACCTGAAGCGCCCCACGGGCGGTGACGCATGA
- a CDS encoding RidA family protein — protein MSHEQRLAELGITLPEVAAPVAAYVPAVQTGRYVYTSGQLPFAEGTLQATGKVGEGEGLVSPDDAAGYARTCALNALAAVRSITGSLDSISRIVKVVGFVASDPSFSGQPGVINGASTVLGEIFGDAGLHARSAVGVAVLPLDSPVEVELVVELA, from the coding sequence ATGAGCCACGAGCAGCGCCTCGCCGAGCTCGGCATCACGCTCCCCGAGGTGGCGGCGCCCGTCGCCGCCTACGTGCCGGCCGTGCAGACCGGCCGCTACGTCTACACGTCCGGCCAGCTGCCCTTCGCGGAGGGCACCCTGCAGGCCACCGGCAAGGTCGGCGAGGGCGAAGGCCTGGTCTCCCCGGACGACGCCGCGGGCTACGCCCGCACGTGCGCCCTCAACGCGCTGGCCGCCGTCCGCTCGATCACCGGCTCGCTCGACTCGATCTCGCGGATCGTGAAGGTCGTCGGCTTCGTCGCGAGCGACCCGTCCTTCTCCGGCCAGCCCGGGGTCATCAACGGTGCCTCGACGGTGCTCGGCGAGATCTTCGGCGACGCCGGCCTGCACGCCCGTTCCGCCGTCGGCGTGGCAGTCCTTCCCCTGGACTCGCCCGTCGAGGTGGAGCTCGTGGTCGAGCTCGCGTAA
- a CDS encoding NAD(P)/FAD-dependent oxidoreductase, translated as MNPFVLVGGGLTTARAAEALRKEGYRGDLVVVTSEPHHPYERPPLSKDYLRGESERDAVFPLDQAWYREHEVTVRTNETVVGLNPGEHMLTLSDGATLPFAKLLLAPGSTPRPLDATGTDLSGVHYLRTIDDSDRISSMLLEASLEGVGRVAVVGDGWIGLEVAASARTLGLDVTVVGRGSHPLGRVLGPEMGDFYAGVHVEHDVRLVRRTSVSGLQGADGRVTGVELSDGTRIGADVVVIGVGATPNIGLAEVAGLDLRPAAEGGGIVVDGTLATSHPDIFAAGDVASIPSPHYGRPLRVEHWATAERTGAHAGRAMLGATAPFDRLPYFYSDQYDVGMEYTGWVDVPGGYDDVVVSGDLGAREFVAFWLLDGQVVAGMAVNVWEQMDRVEELIRSRRKVPREELDAFVG; from the coding sequence ATGAACCCGTTCGTTCTGGTCGGTGGTGGACTGACGACAGCCCGTGCCGCGGAAGCGCTGCGCAAAGAGGGGTACCGCGGCGACCTCGTGGTCGTGACCAGCGAGCCCCATCATCCGTACGAACGGCCCCCGCTCAGCAAGGACTATCTCCGGGGCGAGTCGGAGCGGGACGCCGTCTTCCCGCTGGACCAGGCCTGGTACCGCGAGCACGAGGTGACCGTCCGGACCAACGAGACGGTGGTCGGGCTGAACCCGGGCGAGCACATGCTGACCCTGTCCGACGGCGCCACGCTCCCCTTCGCGAAGCTGCTCCTCGCCCCCGGTTCGACGCCGCGTCCGCTCGACGCGACCGGCACCGACCTGTCGGGCGTGCACTACCTGCGCACGATCGACGACTCGGACCGCATCTCCAGCATGCTGCTGGAGGCGTCGCTGGAGGGCGTGGGCCGGGTCGCCGTCGTCGGCGACGGCTGGATCGGTCTCGAGGTCGCGGCGTCGGCCCGGACCCTGGGGCTGGACGTCACCGTGGTGGGCCGCGGGTCGCACCCGCTGGGCCGCGTGCTGGGGCCGGAGATGGGCGACTTCTACGCCGGGGTGCACGTCGAGCACGACGTGCGCCTGGTGCGCCGCACCTCGGTCTCGGGGCTGCAGGGCGCGGACGGCCGGGTCACCGGCGTCGAGCTGTCGGACGGGACACGGATCGGGGCCGACGTCGTCGTGATCGGTGTCGGCGCCACCCCGAACATCGGGCTCGCGGAGGTCGCCGGGCTGGACCTGCGGCCCGCGGCGGAGGGCGGCGGGATCGTCGTGGACGGCACCCTGGCGACGTCGCACCCGGACATCTTCGCGGCGGGCGACGTCGCGAGCATCCCCTCGCCGCACTACGGGCGGCCGCTGCGGGTGGAGCACTGGGCGACGGCGGAGCGGACCGGCGCGCACGCCGGGCGGGCCATGCTCGGCGCCACCGCGCCGTTCGACCGGCTGCCGTACTTCTACAGCGACCAGTACGACGTCGGCATGGAGTACACCGGCTGGGTGGACGTGCCCGGCGGGTACGACGACGTGGTGGTCTCGGGGGATCTCGGAGCCCGGGAGTTCGTGGCGTTCTGGCTGCTCGACGGGCAGGTCGTGGCCGGGATGGCCGTGAACGTGTGGGAACAGATGGACCGTGTGGAGGAACTGATCAGGTCTCGGAGGAAGGTTCCGCGCGAGGAGCTGGACGCCTTCGTGGGCTGA
- a CDS encoding DUF4232 domain-containing protein, translating into MPPLPRILALAAVSVLVLAGCTPSADEPPAEVTSAADAVRDLPGVDDVAVTRTVSEGEPVQGNFGQRREQAPSTVSVEVALAGTLDPRAAGEAAGEAHRLLVAGADRVDDGENVTVASSFVGGPGLSVSTGPATASEVVSAAVADGFALLAAGASTVGLSLGLGGGDGSWEESPIASTAHVTAASPEDFVGLARTAVELERGVDLEAPGVHYQGATRMPDVDAVRLLVAAAARPGVVDATYLSPEQRITLQTDAEADSQSLADLRRWLETQDYGTADDPVGYTVLDAAYAETTGWVSGAEPASHAPHTLDPFTDAGVWPEDPTAPDCAGPDLEVTFGVVDSAAGTRGGSVRATNVSGGPCAVENVPGLVFENEAGQPQQDVTIEPYEPGVVPGRVVVPDGGTVLAPLLWRAMSTANDPDTTTTVQVTTVPGADPVPLDATTDGTPATGLDVLDGAEVRIGPWTQGD; encoded by the coding sequence GTGCCACCACTCCCCAGGATCCTCGCACTCGCCGCCGTCTCCGTGCTGGTCCTGGCGGGATGCACGCCGTCCGCCGACGAGCCGCCCGCCGAGGTGACGTCGGCCGCCGACGCGGTCCGTGACCTCCCCGGGGTCGACGACGTCGCGGTCACCCGGACCGTCTCCGAGGGCGAGCCCGTCCAGGGCAACTTCGGGCAGCGGCGCGAACAGGCGCCGAGCACCGTGAGCGTCGAGGTCGCCCTGGCGGGCACGCTCGACCCGCGCGCGGCGGGCGAGGCCGCCGGGGAGGCCCACCGCCTCCTGGTCGCCGGGGCCGACCGCGTGGACGACGGGGAGAACGTCACGGTGGCGTCGAGCTTCGTCGGCGGCCCGGGGCTCAGCGTGAGCACGGGGCCTGCGACGGCGTCCGAGGTCGTGTCCGCCGCCGTCGCCGACGGGTTCGCCCTGCTCGCGGCGGGGGCGAGCACCGTGGGCCTGAGCCTCGGTCTCGGTGGTGGTGACGGCTCCTGGGAGGAGAGCCCGATCGCCTCGACGGCCCACGTGACCGCCGCGAGCCCCGAAGACTTCGTCGGCCTGGCCCGCACCGCCGTGGAGCTGGAGCGCGGCGTCGACCTCGAGGCCCCCGGCGTGCACTACCAGGGCGCTACGCGCATGCCCGACGTCGACGCCGTCCGCCTGCTGGTCGCCGCGGCGGCCCGGCCCGGGGTCGTGGACGCGACGTACCTCTCCCCGGAGCAGCGGATCACCCTCCAGACCGACGCCGAGGCCGACAGTCAGAGCCTTGCTGACCTGCGACGTTGGCTCGAGACCCAGGACTACGGCACAGCCGACGACCCCGTGGGCTACACGGTCCTGGACGCGGCGTACGCCGAGACGACCGGCTGGGTGTCCGGCGCGGAGCCGGCCTCGCACGCGCCCCACACCCTCGACCCGTTCACCGATGCTGGGGTCTGGCCCGAGGACCCCACCGCCCCGGACTGCGCCGGCCCGGACCTGGAGGTCACGTTCGGCGTCGTGGACTCGGCGGCGGGCACCCGCGGCGGGTCGGTCCGGGCAACGAACGTCTCGGGCGGACCGTGCGCCGTCGAGAACGTGCCCGGCCTCGTCTTCGAGAACGAGGCCGGGCAGCCCCAGCAGGACGTCACGATCGAGCCTTACGAGCCGGGCGTCGTGCCCGGCCGCGTGGTCGTGCCCGACGGCGGGACGGTGCTCGCCCCGCTGCTCTGGCGCGCCATGTCGACCGCCAACGACCCGGACACGACCACGACGGTCCAGGTCACCACGGTCCCGGGCGCCGATCCGGTGCCGCTCGACGCGACGACGGACGGCACCCCTGCGACAGGGCTCGACGTCCTCGACGGCGCCGAGGTCCGGATCGGCCCCTGGACCCAGGGCGACTAG
- a CDS encoding LamG-like jellyroll fold domain-containing protein → MVAALSLSGTLLVPGAVAAEYPAAATAEAAQSGVPTITPVAGYPALYEQGVSTGGPDVPGAFALDGGDDVAYYRYKFTPGPRGEIVPGELLEFAPRHAGSTWLAVSAVDARGIATSAPTYEFNVRLPVTAGRWLFDEGEGGTAVSEVTGDTLALSSLDLWGPGSNAELFPDDDFGLVLDEPADSAVSSGLVVDPTGLFTVSAVVNPDDAGPGRVVSQGSDFELAVVTSPECPTATATCWAFTVATGDGGGSTTTYADAEPLPGVWNAVTAIRNPYADEVRMYFCESYVDTPRQVAQSTVDPLDAGSGAPLLVGGSDWSGSVDNVRVLAGAPADTKMVQWCFGATT, encoded by the coding sequence GTGGTCGCGGCCCTGTCCCTGAGCGGAACGCTGCTCGTTCCCGGTGCCGTCGCGGCGGAGTACCCGGCCGCTGCGACGGCCGAGGCGGCCCAGTCCGGTGTACCGACGATCACCCCGGTCGCGGGATACCCCGCCCTGTACGAGCAGGGAGTCTCGACCGGAGGCCCCGACGTGCCTGGCGCGTTCGCGCTGGACGGCGGAGACGATGTCGCCTACTACCGCTACAAGTTCACGCCGGGGCCGCGTGGCGAGATCGTCCCCGGAGAGCTTCTCGAGTTCGCCCCGAGGCATGCCGGGTCCACATGGCTGGCGGTGAGCGCTGTGGACGCAAGGGGCATCGCGACCAGCGCACCGACCTACGAGTTCAATGTCCGTCTGCCGGTAACGGCCGGTCGCTGGCTGTTCGACGAGGGAGAGGGAGGGACGGCGGTCAGCGAGGTGACAGGGGACACCCTCGCGCTCTCGAGCCTCGACCTCTGGGGGCCGGGCTCCAACGCGGAGCTGTTTCCCGATGACGACTTCGGACTGGTGCTCGACGAACCTGCGGACTCGGCGGTCTCGTCAGGGCTGGTCGTCGATCCCACGGGTCTGTTCACGGTCTCGGCCGTGGTCAACCCCGATGACGCAGGTCCGGGACGTGTCGTGTCGCAGGGATCCGACTTCGAGCTGGCGGTCGTGACCTCGCCCGAGTGCCCCACGGCGACCGCTACCTGCTGGGCCTTTACGGTCGCGACAGGGGACGGAGGCGGATCGACCACGACCTATGCCGACGCGGAGCCACTCCCCGGCGTGTGGAACGCCGTCACGGCGATCCGGAACCCGTACGCCGACGAGGTCCGGATGTATTTCTGCGAGTCGTACGTCGACACTCCGCGTCAGGTTGCCCAGAGCACCGTCGACCCGCTGGACGCGGGGTCGGGAGCCCCGTTGCTCGTCGGCGGCTCGGACTGGTCCGGATCGGTGGACAACGTCCGGGTTCTGGCGGGTGCGCCCGCCGACACCAAGATGGTGCAGTGGTGCTTCGGCGCGACGACGTGA
- a CDS encoding 3-deoxy-7-phosphoheptulonate synthase: MSITPAEPSTEASTDLGTRTSDLRIRALDPLPAPRGLLEAMPLGTARSDLVTTSRREVRDVLTGEDDRLLTIVGPCSVHDPAAALEYAGRLAALRRELSDDLVVVMRVYFEKPRTTVGWKGLINDPHLDGSHDVRHGLNLAREVLLGVLDAGVPAGSEFLEPTSPQYIADAVTWGAIGARNVESQVHRQLASGLSMPVGFKNATDGDVQIAVDGCITAASEHTFFGADAEGRAAAVETTGNPDCHVILRGGRSGPNYSPEDVAAALRVARTSGLGGAVETGVIVDASHGNSGKDHVRQAGVVHEIANRIADGEHGITGIMMESFLEAGAQQPGPLSELTYGQSVTDKCMDWDTTEDLLRDLAKAVRERRG; the protein is encoded by the coding sequence ATGAGCATCACCCCCGCGGAACCCAGCACCGAGGCATCGACCGACCTCGGTACCCGCACCTCCGACCTGCGCATCCGCGCTCTCGACCCGCTGCCCGCCCCGCGTGGCCTGCTGGAGGCGATGCCGCTCGGCACCGCCCGCAGCGACCTCGTGACGACGTCCCGCCGCGAGGTGCGCGACGTCCTGACCGGCGAGGACGACCGTCTCCTGACGATCGTCGGCCCGTGCTCGGTGCACGACCCGGCCGCCGCGCTGGAGTACGCCGGACGGCTCGCCGCGCTCCGGCGCGAGCTCTCCGACGACCTCGTCGTCGTGATGCGCGTGTACTTCGAGAAGCCGCGCACCACCGTGGGCTGGAAGGGCCTGATCAACGACCCGCACCTGGACGGCTCGCACGACGTGCGGCACGGCCTGAACCTGGCCCGCGAGGTGCTGCTCGGGGTGCTCGACGCCGGGGTGCCCGCCGGGTCCGAGTTCCTGGAGCCCACCAGCCCGCAGTACATCGCCGACGCCGTGACCTGGGGCGCCATCGGTGCCCGCAACGTGGAGTCGCAGGTGCACCGCCAGCTCGCCTCCGGCCTGTCGATGCCCGTCGGGTTCAAGAACGCGACCGACGGTGACGTGCAGATCGCCGTGGACGGCTGCATCACCGCCGCCAGCGAGCACACCTTCTTCGGGGCCGACGCCGAGGGCCGCGCCGCCGCCGTCGAGACCACCGGCAACCCGGACTGCCACGTGATCCTGCGCGGCGGCCGTTCCGGCCCCAACTACTCGCCCGAGGACGTCGCCGCCGCCCTGCGTGTGGCACGCACCTCCGGTCTCGGCGGGGCCGTCGAGACCGGCGTGATCGTCGACGCGAGCCACGGCAACTCGGGTAAGGACCACGTGCGCCAGGCCGGCGTCGTGCACGAGATCGCCAACCGCATCGCCGACGGCGAGCACGGCATCACGGGCATCATGATGGAGAGCTTCCTGGAGGCCGGCGCGCAGCAGCCCGGCCCGCTGTCGGAGCTGACCTACGGCCAGTCGGTCACCGACAAGTGCATGGACTGGGACACCACGGAGGACCTGCTCCGCGACCTGGCCAAGGCCGTGCGCGAGCGGCGGGGCTGA
- a CDS encoding glutamine amidotransferase, protein MKPFLLLATRAEDLAADGEHEAFLRYGGLEPEQLHRVRLERDPLPPVDLDDYSGVLVGGGPFNSSDPEETKGPVQRRVEAELAGLLDEIVARDFPFLGACYGVGTLGAHQGAVIDATYAEPVGPVTIELTPDAADEPLLAGMPQSFAAYVGHKEAVRKLPDHAVLLASSAGCPVQMFRVKQNLYATQFHPELDGPGIDQRIAVYREYGYFPPEEAELVRERCLAVEVTEPLRVLRAFVERYAR, encoded by the coding sequence ATGAAGCCGTTTCTGCTGCTCGCGACGCGTGCGGAGGACCTCGCCGCGGACGGTGAGCACGAGGCCTTCCTCCGGTACGGGGGCCTCGAACCCGAGCAGCTGCACCGGGTGCGTCTCGAGCGCGACCCGCTGCCGCCGGTGGACCTGGACGACTACTCCGGGGTCCTCGTCGGCGGGGGACCCTTCAACTCCTCGGACCCCGAGGAGACGAAGGGTCCCGTGCAGCGGCGCGTCGAGGCCGAGCTGGCCGGACTGCTCGACGAGATCGTGGCCCGCGACTTCCCGTTCCTGGGCGCCTGCTACGGCGTCGGCACCCTCGGGGCGCACCAGGGCGCGGTGATCGACGCGACGTACGCCGAGCCGGTGGGCCCCGTGACGATCGAGCTGACGCCGGACGCGGCGGACGAGCCGCTGCTGGCCGGCATGCCGCAGTCCTTCGCCGCGTACGTCGGCCACAAGGAGGCGGTGCGCAAGCTGCCCGACCACGCGGTGCTGCTGGCCTCGTCCGCCGGCTGCCCGGTCCAGATGTTCCGGGTCAAGCAGAACCTGTACGCCACGCAGTTCCACCCCGAGCTCGACGGCCCGGGGATCGACCAGCGGATCGCCGTCTACCGCGAGTACGGGTACTTCCCGCCCGAGGAGGCCGAGCTGGTGCGGGAGCGCTGCCTCGCCGTCGAGGTCACCGAGCCGCTGCGCGTGCTGCGGGCGTTCGTGGAGCGCTACGCCCGGTAG
- a CDS encoding ABC transporter permease, protein MSAVGTVSAARSARGFGTLFATEAKVWLRDPGAVFFALVFPVLLLVVLGLVIPGFRTPMDEPGLPWDGAPAITAWLPTVLALAVATISLTTMPVQFATFREKGVLRRLATTPMPPQNLIGAHLVINVLALLVAAAAAVVGGMAVLGIPAAVDPLVVLLCFVLATTAMFSLGLLVAARAARGTSASGLGMLIYFPSLLFSGVWVPLPVMPDWMLEVSKYTPIGAAAQGMLAGWFGDGFPLSQVLVMLAWTVVLFPLGVKLFRWT, encoded by the coding sequence ATGAGCGCCGTCGGAACGGTCAGCGCCGCGCGCAGCGCCCGCGGCTTCGGCACCCTGTTCGCCACCGAGGCGAAGGTCTGGCTCCGCGACCCGGGAGCCGTGTTCTTCGCGCTCGTGTTCCCGGTGCTTCTCCTGGTCGTGCTCGGCCTGGTCATCCCCGGCTTCCGCACCCCGATGGACGAGCCCGGCCTGCCGTGGGACGGTGCGCCCGCCATCACCGCGTGGTTGCCGACCGTGCTGGCGCTCGCGGTCGCGACGATCTCCCTGACCACCATGCCGGTGCAGTTCGCGACGTTCCGGGAGAAGGGCGTCCTGCGCCGGCTGGCGACCACGCCGATGCCCCCGCAGAACCTGATCGGCGCACACCTGGTGATCAACGTGCTGGCGCTGCTCGTCGCCGCGGCGGCGGCTGTCGTCGGGGGCATGGCGGTGCTGGGCATCCCGGCCGCCGTCGACCCGCTGGTCGTGCTCCTGTGCTTCGTGCTCGCGACCACCGCGATGTTCTCGCTCGGCCTGCTGGTCGCGGCGCGGGCCGCGCGCGGCACCTCGGCGTCGGGCCTCGGGATGCTGATCTACTTCCCGTCGCTCCTGTTCTCCGGGGTGTGGGTGCCGCTGCCCGTGATGCCCGACTGGATGCTGGAGGTCTCGAAGTACACCCCGATCGGGGCGGCCGCCCAGGGCATGCTGGCGGGCTGGTTCGGCGACGGCTTCCCGCTCTCGCAGGTGCTCGTCATGCTGGCCTGGACGGTGGTGCTCTTCCCGCTCGGCGTCAAGCTCTTCCGCTGGACGTGA
- a CDS encoding ABC transporter ATP-binding protein, which yields MTSPVVEVSHLSKSYPGARGAGAKVAVADVSLTVAHGEIFGVLGPNGAGKTTTVECIAGLRTADGGDIRVLGKNPRTDPLAVRQHVGVQLQEAALHDNITVDEAMRVFASFYPDPASVPELLDLLDLTAHGRQRFGKLSGGQKQRLSIALALVGKPQVAILDELTTGLDPAARRATWDLVERVRDSGVTILLVTHFMDEAERLCDRLAVIDKGRVVTEGTPASLIEGLDGSRGVRLRFADPVARQRAADLLTLLSRQDDDITAVRTTADEIEVTGTRRALFAVVQALAPAELVPDDVRTVTRTLEDVFVQVTGRQYQADENEEVAA from the coding sequence ATGACGTCCCCAGTCGTCGAAGTCAGCCACCTCAGCAAGTCCTATCCCGGGGCGCGCGGCGCCGGCGCCAAGGTCGCCGTCGCCGACGTCAGCCTCACCGTCGCGCACGGCGAGATCTTCGGTGTGCTCGGCCCCAACGGGGCCGGCAAGACCACCACCGTCGAGTGCATCGCCGGCCTCCGGACCGCCGACGGCGGCGACATCCGGGTGCTCGGCAAGAACCCTCGCACCGACCCGCTGGCGGTGCGCCAGCACGTGGGCGTCCAGCTCCAGGAGGCCGCGCTGCACGACAACATCACCGTCGACGAGGCGATGCGCGTCTTCGCGTCGTTCTACCCCGACCCGGCGTCCGTGCCGGAGCTCCTCGACCTCCTGGACCTGACCGCCCACGGCAGGCAGCGGTTCGGCAAGCTGTCCGGCGGCCAGAAGCAGCGGCTCTCCATCGCGCTCGCGCTGGTCGGCAAGCCGCAGGTCGCCATCCTCGACGAGCTCACCACCGGCCTCGACCCCGCCGCCCGCCGCGCCACCTGGGACCTCGTCGAGCGGGTCCGGGACTCCGGGGTGACCATCCTGCTCGTCACCCACTTCATGGACGAGGCCGAGCGGCTCTGCGACCGGCTCGCCGTGATCGACAAGGGGCGCGTCGTCACCGAGGGCACGCCCGCCTCCCTCATCGAGGGCCTCGACGGGTCCCGCGGCGTCCGGCTCCGGTTCGCCGACCCGGTCGCCCGGCAGCGGGCCGCCGACCTCCTCACCCTGCTCTCCCGGCAGGACGACGACATCACCGCCGTCCGCACCACCGCGGACGAGATCGAGGTGACGGGAACGCGCAGGGCGCTGTTCGCCGTCGTGCAGGCACTCGCTCCCGCCGAGCTGGTGCCCGACGACGTCCGCACCGTCACGCGCACCCTCGAGGACGTGTTCGTGCAGGTCACCGGACGGCAGTACCAGGCAGACGAGAACGAGGAGGTGGCGGCATGA